A single region of the Lycium barbarum isolate Lr01 chromosome 2, ASM1917538v2, whole genome shotgun sequence genome encodes:
- the LOC132628816 gene encoding uncharacterized protein LOC132628816 produces MFTENAFIRRRQQHVHRNHNYGKILTKAKEEKKKKEEEHAVEQAAKEASQENREEDENNIKGKEAMNDQEHNIKHKEEKAYTSKHTNTMVKETLQIDDVHQEESHEEQAPKDKTNETDEREKLANYQLRNQTMKQDKDQNLETKYHYTKASSEEMNNKDCQKQRSSSNQPDCASGSSRVPTGIRELSGINLIVDLGFVEHVEETPDTHPETNNVEEQSVVQSKMQEHFRTAHRQKKHPSRT; encoded by the exons ATGTTTACAGAAAATGCCTTTATTAGGAGGAGGCAACAACATGTTCACAGAAATCAC AATTATGGAAAAATTTTGACAAAGGCAAaagaggaaaaaaagaaaaaggaagaagaacATGCTGTTGAACAAGCTGCAAAGGAGGCAAGTCAGGAGAATCGTGAAGAAGATGAAAACAATATTAAGGGAAAAGAGGCAATGAATGATCAGGAACACAATATCAAACACAAAGAGGAGAAAGCTTATACATCCAAACACACAAATACCA TGGTGAAGGAGACTCTCCAAATCGACGATGTTCATCAAGAGGAGAGCCATGAGGAACAGGCTCCAAAGGATAAAACAAATGAGACAGATGAACGTGAAAAGTTGGCTAATTATCAACTCAGAAATCAGACCATGAAGCAGGATAAAGATCAAAATCTGGAAACAAAGT ATCATTACACAAAGGCTTCAAGCGAGGAGATGAACAACAAGGATTGCCAAAAACAGAGAAGCAGCTCCAATCAGCCAGACTGTGCATCAGGCTCATCAAGAGTTCCTACTGGAATAAGAGAACTGTCAGGTATAAATCTGATagttgacttgggatttgttgaACATGTTGAAGAAACTCCAGACACTCATCCGGAAACTAATAATGTGGAAGAACAATCAGTGGTGCAGTCTAAGATGCAAGAGCACTTTAGAACAGCCCACAGACAGAAAAAACACCCTTCAAGAACATGA
- the LOC132626919 gene encoding uncharacterized protein LOC132626919, protein MKEALNGQDPLKIPEGKYYLVDAGLMLRSGLITPYQGERYHLKEYSRNPPRNARELFNLRHASLRNAIERVFGVLKKRFPIISSSTESSYCTDTQKLIIFACCILLHYLRGVDPNDELLAQVDAEHMNDNDVHEELPNHPRESTEEYRRGELIHNRMRVIKTKFAKCYDTFQMGMSGFSWDPITNMWDAEPEVWDQLIQAKPAAAELRTMSIRNYDKLIILYGKDRATGKHAETGPDMLKRGARKNLKRSSTSSLTIDEVDEMILVNAASLENTEEHGQDKQNQPTNGEPTSKHRLLPEIRSLNIIILTKWMTC, encoded by the exons ATGAAAGAAGCACTAAATGGACAAGACCCATTAAAAATTCCAGAAG GAAAATACTACCTTGTTGATGCTGGACTCATGTTAAGAAGTGGGCTTATTACACCTTATCAGGGGGAGCGATATCACTTGAAAGAGTATTCAAGAAATCCACCTCGAAATGCTCGTGAATTATTTAATTTGCGACACGCTTCTTTGCGTAATGCTATTGAACGAGTATTTGGAGTTCTTAAAAAGAGATTTCCTATAATTTCTAGTTCAACGGAGTCCTCATATTGTACTGACACCCAAAAGCTTATTATCTTTGCATGTTGTATTTTGCTCCACTACTTAAGAGGTGTAGATCCAAATGATGAGTTACTTGCTCAAGTTGATGCGGAGCATatgaatgataatgatgtgcaTGAAGAACTTCCAAATCATCCTAGGGAGAGCACTGAGGAATATAGAAGAGGGGAATTGATTCACAACCGAATGAGAGTAATTAAAACTAAATTTGCCAAATGCTATGACACATTTCAAATGGGGATGAGCGGGTTTTCATGGGATCCCATAACAAATATGTGGGATGCTGAACCTGAAGTATGGGACCAGTTAATTCAG GCTAAGCCTGCAGCTGCTGAGCTGAGGACCATGTCAATTAGAAATTATGATAAACTAATAATACTGTATGGAAAGGATCGAGCTACTGGAAAGCATGCTGAGACTGGACCAGATATGTTAAAAAGAGGTGCTCGTAAAAATTTGAAAAGATCAAGTACTAGTTCGTTGACTATTGATGAGGTAGATGAGATGATTTTAGTGAATGCTGCTTCGTTGGAAAACACCGAGGAACATGGACAGGATAAGCAGAATCAACCAACTAATGGTGAACCTACATCGAAACACCGACTCCTACCAGAAATAAGAAGTCTAAACATTATCATCTTGACGAAATGGATGACATGTTGA
- the LOC132628815 gene encoding uncharacterized protein LOC132628815, with protein sequence MITARTVVLLENQIPMNQPLKIEEEARAEKLEKKNKETKINPLKRGNKRMVTPQTIIMISALFWSIRGVRSKKRPLIDSKILVLINNIQFVAIFEPFVAKQNIDGYRKFLGYQHCLSNLNGKIWCFCRNFIQADLISENDQHVIINMKKAYDNQDIFISAIYAKCTAAERRDLWDSLEEDSLKVDGPWCIEGDFNVILDPTEKYGALTSNGANCTIRHLARTGSDHKPLSMKYQSFNSTHITYFREQIGDLYENASKWEAKLQTLVEIDIQVNTDQSRHEVNRAHAEYIQWMKLQDSILVQKSQGKYFGEGDGNTRYFHSILRETRRTLILSRIKIKRGKWIRGDEKISRAAVKHFHSLFNLPHPSINSNILLCVMPDGLEIKEVVFSLSALSFAGSNGYNGTFFRAVGILSKRTSLPLFKISLEEKR encoded by the exons ATGATAACAGCCAGAACAGTGGTGCTACTGGAAAATCAGATTccgatgaaccagccactgaaaATAGAGGAAGAAGCAAGGGCagaaaagttggaaaaaaaaaacaaagaaacaaaAATCAACCCTCTCAAAAGAGGAAACAAAAGGATGGTAACACCTCAAACAATTATTATGATTAGTGCACTCTTTTGGAGTATAAGGGGTGTTAGGTCTAAAAAAAGGCCACTCATAGACTCAAAAATCTTGGTTCTCATCAACAATATACAGTTTGTAGCTATTTTCGAACCTTTTGTTGCAAAGCAAAACATAGATGGTTACAGAAAATTCCTTGGATATCAACATTGCCTGTCTAATTTAAATGGGAAAATTTGGTGTTTTTGTAGAAACTTCATTCAAGCTGATCTTATTTCAGAGAATGATCAGCATGTCATTATCAATATGAAAAAGGCTTATGATAATCAGGACATCTTTATTTCTGCTATCTATGCTAAATGCACTGCAGCTGAAAGAAGAGATCTTTGGGATAGTTTGGAAGAAGACAGTCTGAAGGTTGATGGTCCATGGTGCATTGAGGGTGACTTTAATGTTATCTTGGATCCAACTGAAAAGTATGGG GCTCTAACTTCAAATGGTGCA AATTGTACTATTAGACATTTGGCTAGGACAGGTTCTGACCACAAGCCTTTGTCAATGAAATACCAAAGCTTCAACTCTACTCATATCACTTACTTCAG AGAGCAAATTGGTGATTTATATGAAAATGCTTCCAAATGGGAAGCAAAGCTCCAGACACTAGTAGAAATAGATATTCAAGTGAATACTGATCAGAGTAGGCACGAAGTTAACAGAGCCCATGCTGAATACATACAATGGATGAAGTTGCAAGATTCCATCCTCGTTCAGAAATCTCAAGGCAAATATTTTGGAGAAGGAGACGGTAACACTAGATATTTTCATAGCATACTCCGGGAGACGAGGAGGACACTGATTCTGTCCAGAATAAAGATCAAGAGAGGCAAATGGATCAGGGGAGACGAGAAAATCTCCAGGGCAGCAGTAAAACATTTTCATTCCCTTTTCAATCTTCCACACCCTTCTATTAACTCTAACATTCTATTGTGTGTTATGCCAGATGGATTAGAGATTAAAGAGGTTGTTTTCAGCCTTAGTGCTTTGAGTTTTGCAGGTTCAAATGGATATAATGGAACATTTTTCAGAGCTGTTGGGATATTATCAAAGAGGACATCATTGCCTTTGTTCAAGATTTCTTTAGAGGAAAAACGTTGA
- the LOC132628817 gene encoding uncharacterized protein LOC132628817 — protein MADQNNQDNRQILGQVSSLASYNALLAFIWFWNYAREIENDRRTITHAIRPEREQVRDELLSHLFSSELCRNILRMTPSAFTSLCEMLVRDGGLRPTLRATVEEQVAKTLYLLAHNVTNHELSFIFRRSGESVSHHFHVVLRAILGLYEIFIKQPDGSQVPSEIASNQRFYPYFKDCIGAIDGTHVRIKFSQSEAPKYRERKDYLLYLAFSEHEYDMYLTIVMGCRRRPMTF, from the exons ATGGCTGATCAGAATAATCAAGATAATAGGCAAATATTGGGACAAGTGAGCTCTTTAGCATCATATAATGCTCTCTTAGCATTTATTTGGTTTTGGAATTATGCACGTGAAATTGAAAATGATCGACGTACGATCACACATGCCATACGCCCTGAAAGAGAGCAAGTTAGAGATGAGCTATTGAGTCATCTATTTTCTTCAGAACTTTGTCGTAATATTTTAAGAATGACCCCTTCGGCTTTTACCAGTCTCTGTGAGATGTTAGTTAGAGATGGAGGTCTTAGACCAACACTTCGAGCTACAGTTGAAGAACAGGTTGCGAAAACACTTTACCTGTTAGCACATAATGTGACAAATCACGAACTATCTTTCATCTTTCGACGATCGGGGGAGTCGGTCAGTCATCATTTTCATGTTGTCCTACGAGCTATATTGGGGCTATACGAAATATTTATTAAACAACCTGATGGATCCCAAGTTCCTTCTGAAATTGCCAGCAACCAAAGATTCTACCCATATTTTAAG GATTGTATTGGTGCAATTGATGGAACACACGTACGTATTAAATTTTCACAAAGTGAAGCCCCAAAATACCGTGAGAGGAAAGATTATCTGTTGTACCtcgcgttttcagagcatgagtatgACATGTACCTCACCATAGTAATGgggtgtcggagacgtcccatgacgTTTTGA